A single Corvus hawaiiensis isolate bCorHaw1 chromosome 24, bCorHaw1.pri.cur, whole genome shotgun sequence DNA region contains:
- the SLC16A1 gene encoding monocarboxylate transporter 1: MPPAIGGPVGYTPPEGGWGWAVVIGAFISIGFSYAFPKSITVFFKEIEVIFNASSSKVSWISSIMLAVMYAGGPISSILVNKYGSRPIMIAGGCLSGCGLIAASFCNTVEELYFCVGVIGGLGLAFNLNPALTMIGKYFFKKRPLANGLAMAGSPVFLSTLAPINQLFFGIFGWRGSFLILGGLLLNCCVAGSLMRPIGPKPDQLKKEANKEVQQEAGKAGKKDDSDTSTDLIDGKAKKEKSSFFQTINKFLDLSLFTHRGFLLYLSGNVIMFFGLFAPLVFLSNYAKSKKIASESAAFLLSILAFVDMVARPSMGLVANTKWIRPRIQYFFAISVIYNGVCHLLAPMSTTYAGFCIYAGFFGFAFGWLSSILFETLMDLVGAQRFSSAVGLVTIVECCPVLLGPPMLGKLNDMYGDYKYTYWACGVVLIISGIYLFIGMGINYRLVAKEQKAEEKAKNEGKEEETNIDEAEKQKEANNDVAPSSQKSVEDGVKEEESRM, translated from the exons ATGCCACCGGCCATCGGAGGCCCTGTAGGATACACTCCTCCTgaaggaggatggggatgggctgTGGTCATCGGAGCCTTCATCTCCATTGGGTTTTCCTATGCCTTCCCCAAATCCATCACAGTGTTCTTCAAGGAGATTGAGGTCATCTTCAATGCGTCCAGCAGCAAAGTCTCCTGGATCTCCTCCATCATGCTGGCTGTAATGTATGCAGGAG GTCCCATCAGCAGCATCCTGGTGAACAAGTACGGCAGCCGGCCCATCATGATCGCAGGCGGCTGCCTCTCCGGCTGTGGGCTGATCGCAGCCTCCTTCTGCAACACAGTGGAGGAGCTCTACTTCTGTGTTGGGGTCATAGGGG GCCTCGGACTTGCCTTCAACTTGAATCCTGCCTTAACCATGATCGGCAAGTACTTCTTCAAGAAGCGTCCACTGGCCAATGGGCTGGCGATGGCAGGCAGTCCTGTCTTCCTCTCTACCCTGGCACCCATCAACCAGCTCTTCTTCGGCATATTTGGCTGGCGTGGCAGCTTCCTCATCCTGGGTGGCCTCCTGCTGAACTGCTGTGTGGCTGGATCCCTGATGCGGCCCATAGGTCCCAAGCCGGATCAGCTGAAGAAAGAGGCCAATAAAGAAGtgcagcaggaggctgggaaggcaggaaaaaaggatGATAGTGACACCAGCACGGACCTCATTGATGGAAAGGCCAAGAAAGAGAAGAGCTCATTCTTCCAGACAATCAACAAATTCTTGGACCTGTCTCTATTCACACACAGGGGCTTCCTGCTCTATCTATCAGGCAATGTAATCATGTTCTTCGGGTTGTTCGCTCCCTTGGTCTTCCTCAGCAATTATGCAAAGAGCAAGAAGATTGCTAGTGAGTCTGCAGCCTTCCTGCTCTCCATACTGGCCTTTGTGGACATGGTGGCCAGACCTTCCATGGGACTGGTGGCAAACACCAAGTGGATCAGACCCCGCATCCAGTATTTCTTCGCCATCTCTGTGATTTACAATGGGGTTTGCCACCTCTTGGCCCCGATGTCCACCACCTATGCTGGCTTCTGCATTTATGCTGGCTTCTTTGGCTTTGCCTTTGGCTGGCTGAGCTCGATCCTGTTTGAGACCCTGATGGACCTGGTGGGAGCTCAGCGGTTCTCCAGTGCTGTTGGCCTGGTGACCATCGTGGAATGCTGCCCTGTGCTTCTGGGACCCCCTATGCTAG GGAAGCTCAATGACATGTATGGTGACTACAAGTACACATACTGGGCCTGCGGGGTTGTCCTGATCATCTCCGGGATCTACCTCTTCATCGGGATGGGCATCAACTATCGCCTGGTAGCAAAGGAgcaaaaggcagaggaaaaggcgaagaacgaagggaaggaggaggagaccAACATTGACGAGgctgagaagcagaaagagGCAAACAATGACGTGGCACCCTCATCTCAGAAGAGTGTGGAGGATGGTgtcaaggaggaggagagccgCATGTGA